Proteins co-encoded in one Actinoallomurus bryophytorum genomic window:
- a CDS encoding GntR family transcriptional regulator, whose amino-acid sequence MTDPATELGSLVRSAYEAVREAVLERRLLPGERVTVRPFAERLGISPTPVKAALAILEREGFLVARKHSGYFVAELTAGDMRDIYELRSAIDALAARDIARTRPAALLARLGELVEGQRAALAAGDVEAYAELDREFHGLIWQGSANRRLTAVADLLGAQLRLGHNLTIAVPGRPQAGLEEHGEIMDALLAGDTAAAEQATRRHVAQVIRALERVLPRRSTLPHEEAGA is encoded by the coding sequence GTGACTGACCCCGCCACGGAGCTGGGCAGCCTGGTCCGCTCCGCGTACGAGGCGGTGCGCGAGGCCGTACTGGAGCGGCGGCTGCTGCCCGGCGAGCGGGTGACGGTGCGGCCGTTCGCCGAACGCCTCGGCATCTCGCCGACCCCGGTCAAGGCGGCGCTGGCGATCCTCGAACGCGAGGGGTTCCTCGTCGCGCGCAAGCACTCGGGGTACTTCGTCGCCGAGTTAACGGCCGGCGACATGCGCGACATCTACGAGCTGCGATCCGCGATCGACGCCCTCGCCGCCCGCGACATCGCGCGGACGAGACCGGCCGCGCTACTGGCACGGCTCGGCGAGCTGGTCGAAGGTCAGCGCGCCGCGCTCGCGGCCGGGGACGTGGAGGCCTACGCGGAGCTGGACCGGGAGTTCCACGGGCTCATCTGGCAGGGCTCGGCCAACCGGCGGCTGACGGCCGTCGCGGACCTGCTGGGCGCCCAGCTGCGGCTCGGCCACAACCTGACCATCGCGGTGCCGGGGCGCCCGCAGGCGGGCCTGGAGGAGCACGGCGAGATCATGGACGCGCTGCTCGCCGGTGACACCGCGGCGGCCGAGCAGGCGACCCGCCGTCACGTCGCCCAGGTCATCCGCGCGCTGGAGAGGGTTCTGCCGCGGCGGAGCACCCTGCCCCACGAGGAGGCGGGTGCCTGA
- a CDS encoding aldo/keto reductase, which yields MDYVQLGRTGLSVSRLVLGTMNFGPQTDEPDSHAIMDAAHDVGINFFDTANAYGFGAEHSYKGRTEEIIGTWFAQGGGRRDKTVLATKVNANMASGDGDVWPNHHKLSAVNIRRSVEASLKRLGTDYIDVYQFHHVDRATPWDEIWQAMDVLVQQGKVLYVGSSNFAGWHIAAANEAAARRSSLGLVSEQCLYNLMERRAEMEVIPAAEAYGLGVIPWSPLHGGLLGGVIRKERDGDRGRSKGGRAAAALADPEQRARIQVYEDLCEKYGMEAGDVGLAWLLSRPGVTGPIVGPRTRAQLDSAVRALGLDLPEEFLTSLDEIFPGPGPSPEAFAW from the coding sequence ATGGACTATGTGCAGCTAGGACGTACGGGGCTCAGCGTGAGCCGTCTGGTGCTCGGCACCATGAACTTCGGTCCGCAGACCGACGAACCCGACAGCCACGCGATCATGGACGCCGCGCACGACGTGGGGATCAACTTCTTCGACACCGCCAACGCCTACGGCTTCGGCGCGGAGCACAGTTACAAGGGCCGTACCGAGGAGATCATCGGTACCTGGTTCGCCCAGGGCGGTGGCCGCCGCGACAAGACCGTGCTGGCGACGAAGGTCAACGCCAACATGGCCTCGGGCGACGGCGACGTCTGGCCCAACCACCACAAGCTGTCCGCGGTCAACATCCGCCGGTCCGTCGAGGCCTCGCTGAAGCGGCTCGGCACCGACTACATCGACGTCTACCAGTTCCACCACGTCGACCGGGCGACCCCCTGGGACGAGATCTGGCAGGCGATGGACGTCCTGGTCCAGCAGGGCAAGGTCCTCTACGTCGGCTCCTCCAACTTCGCGGGCTGGCACATCGCCGCGGCCAACGAGGCGGCGGCGCGGCGTTCCTCCCTCGGGCTGGTCAGCGAGCAGTGCCTGTACAACCTGATGGAGCGCCGCGCGGAGATGGAGGTCATCCCGGCGGCGGAGGCGTACGGCCTCGGGGTGATCCCGTGGTCGCCGCTGCACGGCGGGCTGCTCGGCGGGGTGATCCGCAAGGAGCGGGACGGCGACCGCGGGCGTTCGAAGGGTGGACGCGCGGCGGCGGCGCTCGCCGACCCGGAGCAGCGGGCGCGGATCCAGGTGTATGAGGACCTCTGTGAGAAGTACGGCATGGAGGCCGGCGACGTGGGCCTCGCCTGGCTGCTCAGCCGGCCCGGCGTGACCGGTCCGATCGTGGGTCCGCGCACGCGGGCGCAGCTCGACTCGGCGGTACGCGCGCTCGGGCTGGACCTGCCGGAGGAGTTCCTGACCTCCCTGGATGAGATCTTCCCGGGCCCGGGGCCCTCGCCGGAGGCCTTCGCCTGGTAG